A segment of the Streptomyces sp. NBC_01235 genome:
CGGGCAGCGGCGGGGGGAGCGGATGCAGGTGCCCGTGCAGGGCGGCGTCCGGGGTGTCGTCGCCGAGGAGGTGGGCGAGCAGCCGGTCCGGGACGCGCAACGAGCGGGACAGAAAAGGCCGTTCGGGTTCCTCGACGTCCAGCAGGCCGTACGCCCGCAGGGGCGCCGAGGAGTGGAAACGGGCCCGGGCCGCGGCCCGGTACGCGGGCGCCCCGCACAGTTCGAGGGCGAGCCCGACCGTGGCCCGCCGTCTGCTCACGTCGTCGTTGAGGTAGCCGTAGAGCGGCTCGAAGGCACGGTCGAGATCGGGCGCGAGCGCGATGAGGAGGATCGCGGCGTCGAGCTCGGTGAGCCGGAGACGGGCGGCGAGGGCGGTCAGGGGGTCGGCGGGGGTGGGCGTCGCGGTGGCGGTGAGGTCCTCGCCGGGGCCGGCCGCCCCGCCGGCGAGCAGCTGACGGACCGCCTCCTCGGAGAGGTACAGCCCGCGGAGCGGATCGGTGGCGGTGGGATCGTCGCCGGTCCGCCGATCGACCAGCCCGGCGACCCGCTCACGCAGCTCGCCGAGGCGCGTGAGCAGCACGGCAGCCTCACCCTCCGGGACGCCGACCCCGTGCGCCCGCCCGCCCGCCGCGGTCGCTCCGGCGCCGACGGCAGGTTCATGGTTGTCGGCGAGGGACGTCTCGGCGCCGGCGGCGGGCTCCCCGGCGTCCGGCAGGGTTGCCCTCGTACCGACTGCGGGTGCCCCGATGTCCGGCAGGGGCGTCTCGGTGCCGGCGGCGGGCTCCCCGGCGTCCGGCAGGGTTGCCCTCGTACCGACTGCGGGTGCCCCGATGTCCGGCAGCGGCGTCTCGGCGACGGCGGCGGGCTTCCCGTCGTCCGGCAGGGTTGCTCCGGTGCCGATCGCGGGTGCCCCGATGCCCGCCAAGGACGTCCCGGTATCGGCCGCGGGCTTCCCGGCGCCGGCGGAGGCGATGTCCTCCCCGGTGGCGACGGCCGAGTCCGGTCTCCCGGCGGCCACGTCCTGTCCCCCGGCGTACGTCCCGTTCATCGTTTCTCCGGACGTCGGGTCGCGGCCTCGCGGGCGGCGCGGGCAGCGGCCACCTGGTGGGGGCGGTGGGCCCGTTCGCCGGACTCCGGGGGGTCGCCGTCCATGCCGCGCAGGCGGACCGCCGCGCCCTCCGTGACCGGCGGCCCGGCGTCGTACTCGGGGTACGCCGGGAAGGGCGCCGTCACCACCAGGTCCAGGGACGGCTTGAGCTCACCGCCCAGGGCGGACCAGATCTCGGCGAGGGAACGGGACTCGCTCTGGACACCGGCCACCGTCAGCGGCACCGCCAGCCCCAACGCACCCAGGGAGCCCGGGAGTTCGTCGGCGGTGAGCAGCTCGCGCGGGAGAAGGGTCGCCAACACCGCCGACAGCAGCCGGTGTTCGTCCTGCGGTGTCCGGGTCCAGGCGGTGATGAGGTACGACAGCCTGAACCAGCGCGGGGGTTGGCGGCGTTTCACGACGATGTCCCGTTCGTCCCGCACCGCCATCTGGCCGCGCTGCCGACGGGTCACGTCCTCGCGGATGTCGTACAAGTAGCTGTTGATCACAGGGGCGTTGCGCCGGGCGGCCCAGTCGCGGGTCGGTGCCTCGAAGGACACCTCGATGCCGGAGCCGGCGAGCGCGCCGCCTCCGAGCAGGCCTTTGAGGACTTCGTCCACCTCGTGGATCACCGTCGTGCTCCTCAATCGCCGTACAGCAGCGGCCCCTGGGGCCTGTCCGGCCGATCGTGCCCTTGCCGGGTCGGTTTCCGCAGGCGCGCCGGGGTCGGCGACCGGGCACGACGCGCTGCCCGGGTGTCCGCCTTCGATTGCCCGTTCGGTCAGATGTAGCCTTCCCGCAGGGCATATGCCACTGCGTGCGCCCGGTTGCGCAGATGCAGCCGCGTCGTGAGTCCGTGCATGACGTTCTTGACGGTTCGTTCGGAGTAGGACAGCTTGCTGGCGATCTCTCCGGTGTCCAGGCCCTCGGCGACCAGCCGCAGGACGTCCACCTCCCGTGGCGCGAGCCCCAGGGAGGGGGCGCCGGGTCGGCCCGCCGCACCGCGGTGCATGGTGCCCACCTGGCTGATCAGCCTGCCGAGCAGGTCGGCGGGCAGGTCGCCGTCGCCCCGGTGGGCGGCCAGCACCGCCTGCACCAGCCGGTGCGCGGTGGCCTCGCGACGCCAGACGATGGCCCCGACCCCGCACTCGATGACGTCCAGCAGCTCGGTCTCGCGGATCGTGCCCACGACGAGCACCGCCCGCGCCCCCTCGCTGCGCACGATCCGCCGGAGCCGGGCAAGCGCCGCCTCGTCGAGGGTGTCCTCGATCAGCAGCGCCACCGTGCCGACGGCGGCCGAGAGCTCCTCGCGGACCTCGACCTCCGGGCGGGCGCGCAGCTGGCTGACGGCGCCCTCGCGCGAGATCGGGTCCGGTGCCTGGACGGCCACGGGAATCCGCCGCCGGGCACCGACGGCGGCACCGGTCTCTGGTGTCCGGGGTGAGCTGAGCAACCGTATCCCCCATGTTCACGGGCCCGCCGTCCGGCGGGGGCCGGTGACGGGTGGGTCAGGTCCAGAGTTCTGCGCCTCCTGCGGCGCGCGCAATCGTGGAGCACCACGAGGCGGACCACGAGAGCAACGCGTCCACGACCACGGTTCACCCGCATCGCCGCAGGTCAGATGCGGTAACCGCAGCCCCGTTCGGCCCGTCGTGAGCCTCGCCACAACGGCCGCGCGAACCCTTGCCCGACCGCAGAACCTCTACAGGTACACGTCCGACGTATCCGACAGCAGCAGGAGGCAGCGATGACCGGACCGTTGCGGGAACGCGACGACGCGCACGCACTGCTTGCGGCGCAGGCCGAGCACGTCCGCGCCGGGGGCGGCCGTCTCGTCCTGCTGCGCGGGGCCACGGGCACCGGCCGGTCCGCCGTCCTGGAGGCCGCCGCCGCGCACGCGACCCACCTCGGCCTGCGCGTCCTGCGCGCCCGCTGCTCCCCCGACGACAGCGCGCTGCCGTTCTCCTCCGTCCTCCATCTCCTCGGCCCCGTACCGGAGTTCGCGGACGTCGCCCCGGGCGTCGACGACCGGGGCAGCGCGGCGCGGCTCTGGCGGCTGCTGCGTTCGTACGCCGACGAGGCACCGCTCATGGTGGCCGTGGACGACGTCCACCTCGCCGACGCGGCCTCGCGACGCTGGTTCGTGGAGGCGGCCCGCCGTATCGACCGATTACCGGTGCTGCTGGTGGTCACCGAGCGCAGTCAGTACGACATCGACCCTCGGCCCGCCGGTCTCACCCACGCCCTGTCCCCGTCCCTGGTGCGCACCCACACCCTCGCCCCCCTCACCGACGACGCCTCGGCCGACCTGGTTCGCGCCGCCTTCCCGACGGCCTCCGACCGCTGGACGGCGGACTGCGTGCGCGCCGGTGCCGGCAGTCCGCTGTTCCTGCACGCCCTCTTCGACGACCTCGTCGGCGTCCCGCCCCCGAAGGCCCTCCCGCGGACGTGCGCCGCGCTGTACCCGGGCTCCTATCCGGCGGCGGTCTCCTGGTGGCTGGACAACGCGGGCCCGACGACGGCGGAGGTGGCCCGCACGCTCGCAGCGCTGGAAGAGGCGGAAGAGGCGGAGGTTGCGGAGGGGGCGGAGTCTTCGGAGGAGGCAGTCGCCGACGCCGACAGGGGCACCACCCCCGAATCCCGCACCGCCCTCGCCGCCCTCCTCGCCGACGCCTCCGGCGCCGACCACACCCGTGTCTCCGGCTGGCTGACGGCGATGACACGGCTCGGAGTGCTGCGCCCGGACCCGGCCGGCCGTCCCCGCTACGCGCACCCCCTCCTCCGGGACGCCGTACTCGGCGGCTGGTCCGCCGCCCGCCGTCAGGACGCGCACCGGGCGGTCGCCCAGGCGATGCTGCGCCGGGGCGACCATGTCGACGCCGTGGCACGGCAGTTGCTGGGCAGCGCACCGGCCGGTCTGCCGTGGGCGCTGCGTGTGCTGCGCGAGGCCGGCACCGTCGCCGCGCGCGAGGCCCGACCCCACGACGCCGTCCGCTATCTGCGCCGAGCCATCCGGGAACCCCTCCCCGACGACCTCCGCCAGCGCCTGCTCACCGAACTCGGCTCGCTGGAGTACGCCTGTGCCGACGCCCCGGCGGGCATCCCGCGGCTCGCCGAGGCGCTGGACCTGCCCGCCGACCCCCGCGACCAGGTCCGTACGGCGATCGCCCTGGGCACCGCGCTCGTGGGCCGCGGGGAGGTCCGTACGGCGGTGGCGGCACTGCGTCGCCTGGAGTCACGGCTGGCGGCCGGCCACGCCGACCTGGCCCGCACCCTCCAGACGGCGTCCGCGCTCCTGTCCGACCAGGACCAGACGATCCGCGGCGAGGCCTACCGCTGGCTCACCGACACCGCCGAACGCTCCCCGGAGCTCGTCGGCGCCTCCGGCCGGGCCCTCCTCGTGCGGTACGCGTCGACGGCCGGGGAGATCCCGGCGCGGGAGGCGATGCGACGTCTGCGCTCCCTCCTGACGGAACCCGCCGACCCCCTCGCCGAGCCGTTCCTGCTGGGCACGGCCGCGGCGGTGGCGCAGTGGGCCGACGAACTCGACGAGGCGGAACGACTGGTGGAACGCGGTCTGGCCGGCCAGCACCCGTCCCTGCTGCACCCGATGGAACAGGCCCTGCTGGACACCAGATGGGACATAGCGGCGGCACGGGGCACGTACGCCGTTCTGCTCGCCGCGCACCCCGGGGCCCCCGTCCGCCGTCACACCGGCGGCGGCCCCGCCAACCACGACGCGCACACCCTGCTGGCCCTGGTGGAGACGGGCCGTACGCAGGACGCCCGCCGCCTCGCGGACACCTTCGACCTCCGCGCCGCCCCCGACTCCTGGGAACTGAACCGCTTCCTCTACGCGCGGGGCGTGCTGCGGTTCACCGAGGGGGATGTCGCGGGCGCCCTCCACGACTTCCTGGAATGCGGCCGCCGTCAGTCCGCCCGCGCCGTCCTCAGTCCGGTCGTCACGCCGTGGCGGACGGCGGCCGCGGAGTGCCGGCTGGCGCTGGGCAACCCCCAGGAGGCGCTGGCCCTGGCGGCGGAGGAGCTCCGGCTGGCCCGCGTGTGGGACACCCCGCGCACGCTGGGACGGGCGTTGCGCGTCCTGGCCCGGGCGACGCGTGGACGGCGAGGCCTGGAACTGGGCGAGGAAGCGGTGGCCGTCCTGCGGAACTCACCGGCCGAAGCCGAACTGGTGGCCTCCCTCCTCGCCCAGGGCCGGCAGCTGACCGCCGCCGGCGAACGCACCCGGGGCCGCGACTACCTCCGCGAGGGCGCCGAACGAGCCGAACGCCTCGGCAGCGCACGGCTGTTGGCCTACGCCGACCAGGCCCTGCGCACGGCCGGCGCCCGCCGCACCACCCCCGCCCACACCGGCTCCGCGTCCCTCACCGGCAGCGAACGCCGCATCGCGGAACTCGCGGCGGAGGGTCGCACGAACACGGAGATAGCGGAACTCCTGCACGTCGCCCGCCGCACGGTCGAAACCCACCTGACGAGCACGTACAAGAAGCTGGGAATCCGACGGAGGGGGGAACTGCGGGAGGCGCTGGAGGAGTAGGGCAATCCGTGGGACGGCGGATTGCCGAGTTGCGAGCCGTTCCGGCCGACGCGATCCTGACGACATGGCGCTCCTTCCTTCGGACATGGTCATCGACGATTCGTCCGTGGGCTTCTTCTTCACCTGCTCCGACCGGCAACCGGCCCCGGCGCGCTACCAGTTCAAGTGCTTCGACCCCGAGGGAGTCCTGACCTCCGAGCAACTCCAGCTCCTGACCGTGAACACGACCCGGAACGCCCCGAATTCACGGGCCGAGATTCCCGACCGCGTCTCGGACGCCGTCCTCGAAACGCATTCCGACGCCCCGGTGACCCGGGCCCTGGCCGACCAGAACATCAGACTCCGGCTCGGCGGCTTGGTCGTGGGGGACTGGGACGTCACGTTCGGCGCCCCCGTGCAACCGTTCCGCCTCGACGGCACATGGACAAGAAAGGCGTAGCGCGAGCGGCCCCGGGATCCCATGAGATCCCCTGAGAGCTCTTCGGACCTACGATGAGGAGGCATGACAGTCGACCTCTTCGCGGGCATCCCCGTCAACGACTACTCAGCGGCGCTCGCCTGGTACGAGCGGCTGTTCGGCGCCCCGGCGATGTTCTTCCCGAACGACAAGGAAGCCGTCTGGGAGCTGGCGGAGCACCGGTACGTCTACATCGAGCACCGCCCGGGCCACCATGCCGGCCACGCCCTGCACACCCTCTTCGTCGACGACCTCGACGCGCGCGTCGCCGCCGTCACGGCCCGCGGCCTGACCCCCACCCGCCGCGAGACCTACGCCAACGGCGTCCGCAAGATCACCTACCACGACCCGGACGGCAACGAATTCGGCTTCGGCGGGGGTCCGGCGTGACGAGGCCTCCCGCCGCGCCGGAGGCGTGCGTCCACCGGGTGGGTGAATCTCGGGGGCGGCTGCTCGGATGTCGTACGTCGATTCGGTTCTTCATTCGATGGTGAGGGCTCCCGCTGTCGTGACTCGCCGATCGAAAGAGGCAGACCGTGACCACCATGGAGCTCGACTACAACAGCGACGCGATCGTCCAGCTGTTGGAGACACCCCCGAAGGACCGTTCCCTGTCGTGGCTGAAGAGCGCGCTGCAACAGGCGATCATGCTCGAACTCGCCACCCTGCCACCGTACTTGTGCGGCTGGTGGTCGCTGGACGACGACAGCGAGACGGGCAAAGCCGCCGACCGCGCCATCCGCGAGATCATCTTCGACGAGATGTCGCACCTCGGGCATGTCTGCAACCTGCTCACCACGATCGGCGGAAGTCCGCGCATCGCCGACCCGGCCGTGCTGGCGCCGTACCCCTGTCCGCTGCCCGGCGGGGTGCGGCCGAAGATCCATCCCGACCTGGAGGTCTACCTCAGCGGGCTGACGCAGGACTCGGTCGAGATGTTCTCGCAGATCGAGGCGCCGGAGAGGCCGCTCGCGCAGTTCGCGGAGGAGACGTTCGCGTCGATCGGGGCCTTCTACACCGCGATCCTGGAGGCCTTCACGCAGCACGGGAGCGAGATCAAGGGCACCCGACAGGTGATCGAGAACATGGCGGGGCACGGGGGGGGGAACAGCCTCTTCGCGATCAGGACCCTCGCCGACGCCGAGAAGGCGATCGAGATCATCAAGGAGCAGGGCGAGGGTACCGACCAGACACCGGAGAACACGTTCCCCGGGTACATGGGCGAGCTGTCCCACTATTACGTCTTCCGGGAGATCTTCCGCGGCCGGAAGCTGAAGAAGATCCAGGAGACCCCCCCGAGGTGGGACTTCCAGGGGGACGCCATCCCGATGCCGCACGCCCGTCCGATGGGCAGGGTGCCGAAGGGCGGCTGGGCGGCGGACCCGGACACCCGCCCCACCCCGACCGTGCAGGCCGAACTGGACAAGGTCAACCAGACGTTCAGCGACATGCTGCGCTCGCTGGAGAAGGCCTGGCAGCAGGACACTCCGGAGGAGGCGGGGCGGCACCTGGGCGCCGCGATCGGCAAGATGTTCGCGCTCGGTGAGCCGGCGATCAAGCTGATGGGGATGAAGCTGCCCAACGACAGCACCCTGCACTACGGCCCGGAGTTCCGGTACAGCCCGCCCCAGGCGTGACGGGCCGGGAGGCGAAGGGCGCGCCCTACCGCTCGAACCGTCACGTCGACGGGGCCCCCGACACCCTCACCACCCTCACCACCCGCACCGCAATGTCCACCGTCGTCCCGGTCGTCCCGTCGCTCCGCTTGCCCGTGCAGGTGAGCCGGGCGTCCGGGACGGCCTTCAGACCGGTCGGGCAGGTGACGTCGGCCTTCGTGCCGACCCGGGGGAGAGGGTGGTAGAGGCTTTCCGTGCGGCCGGACGCTGTCCGGGGCGAGGGCCTTCCGGCCGTCGACCAGGACGGTGTCGTACGCGTCTCCCCGCCCTCCCCGCCGCCCTCCCCCGCGAGGCGCAGGCCGCCGCCGTCCGCGTCGTCCAGGAGGCCCTGACAGACGTCCGGCGCCACGCCGCCGACGCCACCACGGTCACCGTCCGCCTCCGCCTGCGCCCCGACGGAGGACGCCTGGAGGCGACCGTCTCCGTCGCCGGCCGTGGCGGCGCCCAGTTCCCCGCCGAGGCCCACGGCGGCGGCTTCGGCCTCGTCGGCCTGCGCGAACGGGTCACGGCCCTGGGCGGCGAACTCCGCACGGGCCCGGGGACGGCCGACCACGGGCGGGAGGTCCGGGCGCTCTTCCCGGCCCGCTGAACCGACCTCCGGGTTCCCGGCGAGGCCCTGTGACAGGCCTGTGACCGGAGGAGTGGCTTCCGCCACAGCCGGGTGCTCGTGGGCCTGGTGGGGTGACCGGATGCGCTCCGCCCTCTCCGCCCTCTCCGCTCCCTCCGTTCTGCGGAGCTACCTGCCGCCGCTCCTGGTGCACGTGCTCATCGGCCTCCCGACGGCCGTCGTCGTGCTGTGCGCGCGCTGGTACATCGCCCACGGGCACTGCGACTACGGCGACCTCGGCCGCCGTGACCTGGACAACTGCACGTACGACCAGATCGAGGACAGCGGTTTCGTGCTCATCGTCTTCGTGCTGTTCGCCGTGTTCGTCGGCCTGCTGCTCGTCCTGTTCGACGGGCTCCGGCCCTTGAGGACGGGTCGTTCGCTGCGTCCACGGCTCCTGACCCTTCCCGCGATCCTCCTGCCGTACGCCGTGTATGCGGCGAGCGGTGGGTGACCGGAGCACGGGAGCGGTGGAGTAGTGGACCTGTTGGCGTTCTTCGGCCCGGTGGCCGTCACGCTCTTCCTCGTGCCGTTCGTCTTCGTCCTCCACTTCTGGGTTCGGGCCCGGGGGTGGGCCCCGGCCCGGCGGTGGGTGCTGCTCGGCTCGGTCGTGGCCGTGGCCGGGTACGGTGCGGCGACCGTCTACGGGCTCGCGTTCATCCACCCCTTGGACCTCTGCGCCTCTCCGACCGGCGACGGGGTGTACATGGACCTGATGCGCGACTACCGCCTCGACCACGTCACCGTGGACGCGTTTCCGCCCCGGGTGACCTGCGTCTGGGGGCGCGTCCTGCCGGACGGCGACCCCCAGGAGCTGGTGGTCTCGACGTGGGGGCGGTGGCTGATGTACGCGGGGCTCGCCGTGGCGGGGGCCGGTGCCTGGCGGGCCCGGCTCGGCCGGGATGCCCCGGAGATCCGCAAGAACCTTGCTTGACTTAGGCAAGTACCTGCTACGGTGACGGCAGTCCCCACGCGAAGGGTGCCGTCATGTCCCTGTACGGGAACGTCGTGGACGAGCCGTCGCCGCCGCACGGGGACGGGCAGCAGGTCCTGGTCGTCGCCGGTGATCCGGTGGACAGTGAACTGGTCAGCACCACACTGGAGTTGGCCGGCTACCGGGTCGGCACGGCGGGCTCCGGCGCCGAGGGCATGGTCCGGCTCAGCAGACAGCGGTTCGACCTCGTCGTCTGGGACGCCACCCTGCGCGAGAACGCCTACCTCGCCTGGGGCCGCCGCGTCGCCCCCGCCGACCGGCCGCCGCTGCTCTTCCTCGCCACCTGCGACTCGCTCCCCGGCCTCGTGCCCGAACTCGGCCGCGAGCGGGAGGACTACGTCACCAAACCGCTCCGGGTCGCCGAGATGCTCGCCCGGGTCGAGATGCTGCTGCGCCGCCGCCGGCCCCAGCGGCCCTCGGGCCGGCCCCGGCACGGTGACCTGATCCTCGACGACGCCACCTGTCAGGCCCGGCGCGGGGCCCGACCCCTCGGCCTCACCCCCGCCGAGTACCGGCTGCTGCGGCACCTGCTGGCCAACGCGGAGTGCGTGCTGTCGAAGGAGCAGATCAGCCGGCACGTCTGGGGCGAGTTCCGTGCGGGCGAGGCCATCGAGAAACTCGTCTCCCGCCTGCGGCGCAAGGTGGACCGGGAGGAACCCGCACTCATCCACACCCGCCGGGGCTTCGGCTACTGGCTGGGCCGCGCCGACCTCTGAGGGCAGGCGGCCCGGGCCGCGCATGTGAGCTGGGTCACGTCGGCGTTCTGTCAGGAAACGGTCCAGCAGGCGTCAGACAGCCCCGCTTGCCTGGAGGAGGTCACACGACGGTCACCCGAAGGTCGTACGACGAAGGAGACACGAGACTTCATGCTGAGGCCCCAGGACCAGTTCCACGTGGGCATCGTCGCCGAGAACCTCGCCGCGACGACCGCCCGGCTCTCCCAGCTGTTCGGACTTCAATGGCACGACGAGATGGGCGCCCCCGTCGAGGTGGAGCTGCCCGGCGGCACCGCGGTCCTCGACTTCGTGTGCGTGTACTCGAAGTCGACGCCCAGGATCGAGATCGTCCGGCCCGTCCCCGGCACCCTCTGGGAGCCGACGCCCGGCTCCGGCATCCACCACCTCGGCTACTGGTCCGACGACGTCGCCGCCGACACGGCCGAGCTCGAACGACACGGCTACGAGGTCGAGGCGACCCACAGGGGCCCCGACGGCGCGCCGTTCTTCGCGTTCCTGCGCGGCGGCGAGGTGACGGGCTTCCGGGTCGAGCTGGTCAGCAGCGCCGCCCGGCCGGCCCTGGAGCGGCTCTGGGCCGCCGAGTGATCCCGGTCATCCCGGTGACCGTCCGCAAGGCCTTCGACATGGCAACAAGGAGCAACACATGACGACCGCACACACCGCAGCGACCGCAGCACCCGCACACACCGCCCGTACCGTCGGCATCGTCACCGGCGCCGGACGTGGCATGGGCGAGGCCTGCGCGCGGCGGCTGGCCGACACGGTGGACGTGCTGTTGCTCGTCGACCGCGACGAGGCGGGCGTGACGGCCGTCGCCGACGACCTCAACGCCTCCACCGCCCGCGCCGTCGCCCAGCCCTTCGCTCTCGACGTCACCGACCGCGACGGCCTGGCCGGACTCGCCGCCCGGGTCGCGGAACTCGGCACGCTCCGCGCCGTCGCCCACGCCGCCGGCATCTCGCCCACGATGGCCGACTGGCGCCGCATCTTCGAGGTCGACCTGATCGGGACCGCGCTTCTCGCCGAGGCGCTGCGCCCGCTGGCCACCGCCGGGACGGCGCACGTGTACTTCTCGTCGATGTCCCCGCTGCTCGCCGGCGTCGCCCCCGGACCGGCCGTCGCCGAGATCCTCGACGACCCGCTGCAGGAGGACTTCCTCGACAAGATCCGCGAGGCGGTCGGGCCGGGCATCGAGGAGTCCACGCTGGCCTACCCCTGGGCCAAGCACGGAGTGGCCCGGTTCGCCCGCAAGGAGGCGGTACGGCTCGGGCCGGTCGGCGGCCGGGTGTGCTCCCTCGCCCCGGGCATCATCGACACCCCGCAGGGCCGGCAGGAGGCGGCCCGGCACGCGTCGATGCAGAAACTCGTCGACGCGACCCCGCTCGGCCGCACCGGCACCTCTGAGGAGGTCGCCTCGGTCGTCGCCTTCATCCTGTCGGACGAGGCGAGCTTCCTGAACGGCATCGACGTCCTCGTCGACGGCGGGGTGTGCGCGGCGGTCGGCGGGAGGTGACGTAGGTCACCTCACCGGAACCGATCACTTCTGCCTCCACCGCCGGTCTCACAGACATGACGACACCTCTGAGGGGCCCCGCCAGTTACTTCCCGTCGATCGAGAAGAAGTACGGCCGTCCGATCGCCGAGTGGAAGGCCCTGATCCGCGCCTCGCCGCTGACCCGGCACATGGAACTCGTCTCCTGGCTGAAGACCGAGCACGGCCTGGGGCACGGCCACGCCAACGCGCTGGTGGCCCACACGCTGGCGGAGGACACCGGCGAGTGAGCCACCCCGGCCGCGGGCCTCAGCGGCCGTTCGTGCCGGTGCGGTTGCCGTTCCCGTAGCTGTTTCCGTTGCCGCCCTTGGTGGGGCGGCGCGGCGAGGGCAGTGGGACGTGGGGCGGCCGCCTGGCGGCGACCGTGCCCCGGCCCGGCCTCAGCGACCGTTCGTGCCCGTGCGGTTGCCGTTCCCGCCACCGTTACCGGCGCTGTTTCCGTTGCCCTTGGCAGGAGCGCGGCGGCGGCCCTGGGAGGTCGGTCGACCGCCTTGGGAGGTGGTCCGGCCGCCCTGCGCGGCGGGGCGGCCGCGGCGGGCGCGCGGGGCGGAACCCGAGCGCTCGGTGCGCTTCTCCGCGGTGGGCGGCGGGGTGAGGACGACGGGCACGCCCGAGGGCGCCTGCGCGCCGGTGATACGGCTCAGCTCGGTGCCGCCGGAGCGGACCCGGGTGGTCTGCGGGGTGATGCCGGCGTCGGCCATCAGCCGCGTCATCTCCCGCCGCT
Coding sequences within it:
- a CDS encoding VOC family protein gives rise to the protein MTVDLFAGIPVNDYSAALAWYERLFGAPAMFFPNDKEAVWELAEHRYVYIEHRPGHHAGHALHTLFVDDLDARVAAVTARGLTPTRRETYANGVRKITYHDPDGNEFGFGGGPA
- a CDS encoding DUF4255 domain-containing protein, with protein sequence MIHEVDEVLKGLLGGGALAGSGIEVSFEAPTRDWAARRNAPVINSYLYDIREDVTRRQRGQMAVRDERDIVVKRRQPPRWFRLSYLITAWTRTPQDEHRLLSAVLATLLPRELLTADELPGSLGALGLAVPLTVAGVQSESRSLAEIWSALGGELKPSLDLVVTAPFPAYPEYDAGPPVTEGAAVRLRGMDGDPPESGERAHRPHQVAAARAAREAATRRPEKR
- a CDS encoding AAA family ATPase, whose translation is MTGPLRERDDAHALLAAQAEHVRAGGGRLVLLRGATGTGRSAVLEAAAAHATHLGLRVLRARCSPDDSALPFSSVLHLLGPVPEFADVAPGVDDRGSAARLWRLLRSYADEAPLMVAVDDVHLADAASRRWFVEAARRIDRLPVLLVVTERSQYDIDPRPAGLTHALSPSLVRTHTLAPLTDDASADLVRAAFPTASDRWTADCVRAGAGSPLFLHALFDDLVGVPPPKALPRTCAALYPGSYPAAVSWWLDNAGPTTAEVARTLAALEEAEEAEVAEGAESSEEAVADADRGTTPESRTALAALLADASGADHTRVSGWLTAMTRLGVLRPDPAGRPRYAHPLLRDAVLGGWSAARRQDAHRAVAQAMLRRGDHVDAVARQLLGSAPAGLPWALRVLREAGTVAAREARPHDAVRYLRRAIREPLPDDLRQRLLTELGSLEYACADAPAGIPRLAEALDLPADPRDQVRTAIALGTALVGRGEVRTAVAALRRLESRLAAGHADLARTLQTASALLSDQDQTIRGEAYRWLTDTAERSPELVGASGRALLVRYASTAGEIPAREAMRRLRSLLTEPADPLAEPFLLGTAAAVAQWADELDEAERLVERGLAGQHPSLLHPMEQALLDTRWDIAAARGTYAVLLAAHPGAPVRRHTGGGPANHDAHTLLALVETGRTQDARRLADTFDLRAAPDSWELNRFLYARGVLRFTEGDVAGALHDFLECGRRQSARAVLSPVVTPWRTAAAECRLALGNPQEALALAAEELRLARVWDTPRTLGRALRVLARATRGRRGLELGEEAVAVLRNSPAEAELVASLLAQGRQLTAAGERTRGRDYLREGAERAERLGSARLLAYADQALRTAGARRTTPAHTGSASLTGSERRIAELAAEGRTNTEIAELLHVARRTVETHLTSTYKKLGIRRRGELREALEE
- a CDS encoding VOC family protein, with protein sequence MLRPQDQFHVGIVAENLAATTARLSQLFGLQWHDEMGAPVEVELPGGTAVLDFVCVYSKSTPRIEIVRPVPGTLWEPTPGSGIHHLGYWSDDVAADTAELERHGYEVEATHRGPDGAPFFAFLRGGEVTGFRVELVSSAARPALERLWAAE
- a CDS encoding response regulator transcription factor: MSLYGNVVDEPSPPHGDGQQVLVVAGDPVDSELVSTTLELAGYRVGTAGSGAEGMVRLSRQRFDLVVWDATLRENAYLAWGRRVAPADRPPLLFLATCDSLPGLVPELGREREDYVTKPLRVAEMLARVEMLLRRRRPQRPSGRPRHGDLILDDATCQARRGARPLGLTPAEYRLLRHLLANAECVLSKEQISRHVWGEFRAGEAIEKLVSRLRRKVDREEPALIHTRRGFGYWLGRADL
- a CDS encoding ferritin-like domain-containing protein; its protein translation is MELDYNSDAIVQLLETPPKDRSLSWLKSALQQAIMLELATLPPYLCGWWSLDDDSETGKAADRAIREIIFDEMSHLGHVCNLLTTIGGSPRIADPAVLAPYPCPLPGGVRPKIHPDLEVYLSGLTQDSVEMFSQIEAPERPLAQFAEETFASIGAFYTAILEAFTQHGSEIKGTRQVIENMAGHGGGNSLFAIRTLADAEKAIEIIKEQGEGTDQTPENTFPGYMGELSHYYVFREIFRGRKLKKIQETPPRWDFQGDAIPMPHARPMGRVPKGGWAADPDTRPTPTVQAELDKVNQTFSDMLRSLEKAWQQDTPEEAGRHLGAAIGKMFALGEPAIKLMGMKLPNDSTLHYGPEFRYSPPQA
- a CDS encoding DUF4287 domain-containing protein — protein: MTTPLRGPASYFPSIEKKYGRPIAEWKALIRASPLTRHMELVSWLKTEHGLGHGHANALVAHTLAEDTGE
- a CDS encoding helix-turn-helix transcriptional regulator, coding for MLSSPRTPETGAAVGARRRIPVAVQAPDPISREGAVSQLRARPEVEVREELSAAVGTVALLIEDTLDEAALARLRRIVRSEGARAVLVVGTIRETELLDVIECGVGAIVWRREATAHRLVQAVLAAHRGDGDLPADLLGRLISQVGTMHRGAAGRPGAPSLGLAPREVDVLRLVAEGLDTGEIASKLSYSERTVKNVMHGLTTRLHLRNRAHAVAYALREGYI
- a CDS encoding SDR family oxidoreductase, translated to MTTAHTAATAAPAHTARTVGIVTGAGRGMGEACARRLADTVDVLLLVDRDEAGVTAVADDLNASTARAVAQPFALDVTDRDGLAGLAARVAELGTLRAVAHAAGISPTMADWRRIFEVDLIGTALLAEALRPLATAGTAHVYFSSMSPLLAGVAPGPAVAEILDDPLQEDFLDKIREAVGPGIEESTLAYPWAKHGVARFARKEAVRLGPVGGRVCSLAPGIIDTPQGRQEAARHASMQKLVDATPLGRTGTSEEVASVVAFILSDEASFLNGIDVLVDGGVCAAVGGR
- a CDS encoding ATP-binding protein; the encoded protein is MVEAFRAAGRCPGRGPSGRRPGRCRTRLPALPAALPREAQAAAVRVVQEALTDVRRHAADATTVTVRLRLRPDGGRLEATVSVAGRGGAQFPAEAHGGGFGLVGLRERVTALGGELRTGPGTADHGREVRALFPAR